The following proteins are co-located in the Castanea sativa cultivar Marrone di Chiusa Pesio chromosome 8, ASM4071231v1 genome:
- the LOC142607959 gene encoding germin-like protein subfamily 1 member 7 — translation MIKGVTSLITVALLALASCLVSAYDPSPLQDFCVAINNTNSAVFVNGKFCKDPAAVTADDFFFSGLNIPANTANKVGFNVTLVNVDMLPGLNTLGISLARLDFAPYGLDPPHTHPRASEILVVAEGTLLVGFVTSNPNKLFTKVLNKGDIFVFPFGLIHFQFNIGQTNAIAFAGLSSQNPGVITIASAVFGSNPPINPDVLIKAFQVDKNVVDYLQKQF, via the exons atgaTTAAAGGTGTTACTTCCCTTATAACTGTGGCCCTTTTGGCTTTGGCATCCTGCCTCGTTTCTGCCTATGACCCTAGTCCTCTGCAAGACTTTTGTGTCGCAATCAACAACACCAATTCTGCTG TATTTgtgaatggaaaattttgtaaggatcCAGCAGCTGTCACAGCCGatgattttttcttctctggACTCAATATTCCTGCAAACACTGCAAATAAAGTCGGATTCAATGTCACTCTTGTGAACGTCGATATGCTACCAGGTTTGAACACTCTAGGCATATCTTTGGCTCGTCTTGACTTTGCACCATATGGCTTGGATCCTCCACACACTCACCCTCGTGCCTCTGAGATTCTAGTAGTTGCAGAGGGTACTCTCTTAGTTGGATTTGTCACATCCAACCCAAACAAACTCTTCACCAAAGTTTTAAACAAGGGAGATATCTTTGTATTCCCATTTGGTCTCATTCACTTTCAGTTTAACATAGGGCAGACCAACGCTATTGCTTTTGCCGGTCTCAGCAGCCAAAATCCTGGGGTGATCACCATTGCAAGCGCAGTCTTTGGATCTAATCCTCCCATCAATCCTGATGTTCTCATCAAAGCCTTCCAAGTTGACAAGAATGTAGTTGATTATCTTCAAAAACAATTCTAG